A single region of the Salvelinus sp. IW2-2015 linkage group LG20, ASM291031v2, whole genome shotgun sequence genome encodes:
- the LOC111981634 gene encoding transforming growth factor beta activator LRRC32-like produces the protein MAAYLWLVLAIVSDVAESLLHPSRQLSPCQMVQNDVYCNDLNLRTVPAKLPHGIQKLDLSRNLLQNLTQEVLSIYTTVHHLNLHSNKIQFIQPGLFKDMTNLQVLDLSSNYLDVFAVLKTSIGPLVAVKRLDLSGNGLYTGMTDFFLSEAPELISLSLNGNSITKVGKETFCGSLALRNIDLHNNVILEIDDGAFDSLIHLSELDLSINSITCITDFNLSQLKVLNLSRNSMECFQTTDSDLEYELLYLDLRENKIHYFPVLPRKNKLMYLDLSRNRLMSINTTGTADEMEHFRDTFVPHTQSGGXSRHQDLSRLMYLNMSYNQINSIPQSFFCSMVSLEHLNISNNCIRXFSVDQESPLNSLKTLDLXYNALQKLSFGENTLRSLQELFLQGNVLRNMDSGPFQRLPSIRGLHLQQNYLKVCPSQRKPPQTDHNSQDPSGCVSFASIPSLHFLNLSGNSLEVLPPYAFNGTMLRLLDLSLNPGLDIHQNSFSGLEKSLTHLSLRENHITELNTDLSLLSSLKSVDLSTNKLSALPLWNKEPSIESLNLQNNNLVTLEHDTVVVLERTLKTLYMGSNPLSCCSNPRFLNMLQRSNVVVPDIATVTCQYMENSELVELNIRSVTQEQCQKLDSKSASIIVIVVMALVLIVVLVVLSKVCHLRRRKLNSSFRA, from the exons ATGGCAGCCTacctctggctggtcctggccaTTGTCAGTGATGTGGCAGAATCCTTGTTACATCCCTCACGCCAGCTCTCCCCCTGCCAAATG GTACAGAATGATGTGTACTGCAACGATCTGAACCTGAGGACCGTTCCAGCCAAGCTTCCTCATGGCATCCAAAAGCTGGACCTATCTCGGAACCTTCTACAGAACCTTACCCAAGAGGTTCTATCAATCTACACCACCGTTCATCATCTGAACCTCCACTCCAACAAGATCCAGTTCATCCAGCCGGGTCTGTTCAAAGACATGACCAATCTGCAAGTGCTGGACCTCTCCAGTAATTACTTGGATGTTTTTGCTGTTTTGAAAACCAGCATTGGGCCTCTTGTGGCCGTGAAGAGGCTTGACCTCTCAGGCAATGGCCTGTACACAGGGATGACCGACTTCTTTCTCAGTGAAGCCCCAGAACTCATTAGCCTTTCTCTGAATGGCAATAGTATCACCAAAGTGGGCAAGGAGACCTTTTGCGGATCTTTGGCCTTGAGAAACATTGACCTTCACAACAATGTCATCTTAGAGATCGATGATGGAGCATTTGACTCGCTGATCCATCTGTCCGAGCTTGATTTGTCCATTAACTCCATCACTTGTATCACTGACTTTAACCTTTCCCAACTGAAGGTGCTGAACCTCAGTAGGAACAGCATGGAGTGCTTCCAAACCACAGACTCAGACCTAGAGTACGAGCTCCTCTAYCTCGACCTGAGGGAAAACAAGATCCACTACTTCCCCGTTCTCCCAAGAAAAAACAAGCTCATGTACCTGGATTTGTCCAGGAACCGCCTGATGAGCATCAACACCACGGGGACAGCGGATGAGATGGAGCACTTCAGAGACACGTTTGTGCCTCACACACAGTCAGGTGGARCCAGCCGACACCAGGACCTCTCAAGGCTTATGTACCTCAACATGAGCTACAACCAGATCAATAGCATMCCGCAGTCTTTCTTCTGCAGCATGGTGTCTCTTGAGCACCTCAACATCAGTAATAATTGTATCAGGGMCTTTTCTGTAGATCAGGAGAGCCCTCTGAACTCTCTGAAGACCCTGGACCTGAGWTACAATGCCCTACAGAAACTCTCGTTTGGTGAGAACACCCTAAGGTCACTGCAGGAACTCTTCTTACAAGGGAATGTTCTCAGAAACATGGACTCTGGACCATTCCAAAGACTGCCCAGCATCAGAGGCCTTCACCTCCAGCAGAACTACCTGAAAGTCTGCCCCTCACAGCGAAAaccaccacagacagaccacaACTCCCAGGATCCATCAGGCTGTGTCTCCTTTGCGTCCATACCAAGCTTGCACTTCTTGAACCTCTCTGGAAACAGTCTTGAAGTTCTGCCACCGTATGCCTTCAATGGCACCATGCTCAGGTTGCTGGACCTGTCCCTAAACCCAGGCTTGGATATTCACCAGAATTCATTCTCTGGTCTGGAGAAGTCCCTAACTCACCTATCATTGAGAGAGAACCACATCACAGAACTGAACACAGACCTTTCCCTGCTAAGCAGTCTCAAATCTGTGGACCTGTCCACCAACAAGCTGAGCGCTCTCCCCTTGTGGAACAAGGAGCCCTCCATAGAGTCCCTGAACCTGCAGAACAACAACCTAGTCACCCTGGAGCACGACACAGTCGTGGTCCTGGAGCGGACACTCAAAACCCTTTACATGGGCTCGAACCCTCTCAGTTGCTGTAGCAACCCCCGCTTCCTCAACATGCTCCAACGCTCCAATGTGGTYGTCCCGGACATCGCCACAGTAACCTGCCAGTACATGGAGAATTCAGAGCTAGTGGAGTTGAACATTAGGAGCGTTACGCAGGAACAGTGTCAGAAGCTGGACAGTAAGAGYGCTAGCATCATCGTCATTGTGGTGATGGCTTTGGTGCTGATCGTGGTGCTGGTGGTGCTCTCCAAGGTGTGCCACCTCAGGAGRCGTAAGCTCAACAGTAGCTTCAGGGCCTGA